The DNA sequence TTCCACGAAACGATGAAGAGCGGCGAGCCCATTGGCCGCAAGCTGGACTTCATGTGCCAGGAGATCAACCGCGAGGTAAACACCATCGGCAGCAAGGCGAACAATTTGGAAATCACCCGGTTGGTCATCGAGTGCAAGAATGAGCTGGAGCGCATTCGCGAGCAGGTGCAAAACATCGAGTAAGCCATGGCCGATCCGGTAATCGTGGTCGGTGGTGGCTTGGGCGGCCTGAGCGCCGCGATCCACCTGGCGCACGCGGGCAGGCGCGTCATCCTGTTGGAGAAAAACGAGCGCCTCGGGGGCAAGTGCAACTTGCGCGAATGGAAGGGCTTTCAGTTCGACACCGGGCCCTCGCTGCTCACGATGCCCTTCGTCATCGACGAGCTGTTTGCCAAGGTCGGCAAGCGCCGTGAGGACTACCTGGAGTTTACCCGGGTAACACCGGCCTGTCGGTACTTCTTTGCCAATGGGCGGACCTTCGACGCGCCGGGCTCCCTGGAAAGCTTTCGCGATGCGGTGGCGCAGGATTTCCCGACCGACGTGGACGGCTTTGACCGCTTCATGAAGTATTGCCGCGACCTGTGGGAGGTCAGCGGGCCGCTGTTTCTTTTCAACCGGCTGGAGCCGTCTCTGGCTTTGCAAATCCGGCCCAAACACGCCTTGGCGGGCCTGGCGGCGATGCGGCCTTGGACGCTGCGACAGGCGGTGGAGCACTACTTTAACGCGCCAGAGCTCAGGCAGCTGTTTTCCCGCTACGCGACCTACAACGGATCGGACCCTTGGCGCACGCCAGCGACGTTTAACGTGATCAGCTACGTGGAGATGGCCTTTGGCTCGTGGCACATTCAGGGGGGCATTTACCAACTGGTGCAGGCGCTGGCCAAGCTCGCTGGCGAGCTCGGCGTGGAGCTGCGAACCAATGCGCCGGTCGACACGGTTTTGTTTAACGACGGTCGCGCCAACGGTGTGCGCCTGGCTGATGGCGAAACCCTGGCCGCCAGCCGGGTCGTGATTAACGCCGACGGGGTGGGGGCGCTGACGGGTAATCTGTTCCGCGAGCATCCGAATTCGCCGAAATGGCGGGCGCAATGGGAGCCGCGTGAGGCCTCCAGCAGCGGGGGCGTGCAACTGCTGGCCATCGATGGCGAATGTGAGGCGCTGGCCTGCCACAATATCTTCTTCAACGAGGATTACCGGCAGGAGTTCACCGATCTCTTTGACGCCCCGCAGCCGCTGCGCGATCCAACGATTTATATCGCCGCGCCGTGCAAGATTGATCCTAGCCAGGCACCTGCGGGGAAGGAGGCGTGGTTTGTCTTGGTCAATGCGCCGGACACCCAGCGCTCGCCCGATTGGCCGGAGGACTACGATGCACAAGTGCGCGCAACGCTTGCCGGGCGCTTACCGTGGTTCCGCGAAGAGCGCGTGCTATGGCGCGAGAGTTTGCCGCCCACATTTTTGCGCGACGAATACGGTGCCTGGCGTGGCGCGATTTACGGGCCAGCGTCGAATGACCGGCGCTCGGCGTTTTTGCGTCTGGGCATCCGTGGCCCGGCGAAGGGCTTATACTTTGCCGGTGGTTCGGCGCATCCAGGAGGTGGCATGCCGCTGGTGCTGACCAGTGGCCGACTCGCCGCGGAACTGGCGGCCCGTTAGCCTACTCGACGAAATACATGCTGCCAGCGAGGCTTTTGCTGAGGCCGAAGAATTGCTGGTAGCGATCTTCCGGTGCTTCAATGCGCAGCAGGTAGGTCTGGCCGTCCATTTGTGCCCAGCTTTCGAGGATGATACAGCGAACGACTTTGCCATCAATATCGCGGGTGAGGGCGTACTCGATGGTAATGGGCTTGGCCCCGAGGAAGCGGATTTTGGCTGGGCCTTCACCGCCTTCAGGCTGCGTGATGATTTCGAAAAACTGCTTGTTGCGCGCGGCCTCCTCGCTTTTGCGGCGCAGGTAGCGGGCGACGCTCTCCACGCTTACGCCGCCTTGCAATTCTGAGCCGTTAAAGATGGTCAACGAGATTTCCTGATTCGGCAAAAAGCGATGCTTGAGCAGCATCGACTCGTTACTTGGCTTGGCGATTTCCAAGGCGTCGTAATAGTCCATCTGGATGTCCTGCTTGCCGGAAAGTCGGATGCGCGGCAGCTC is a window from the Cerasicoccus sp. TK19100 genome containing:
- a CDS encoding phytoene desaturase family protein; the protein is MADPVIVVGGGLGGLSAAIHLAHAGRRVILLEKNERLGGKCNLREWKGFQFDTGPSLLTMPFVIDELFAKVGKRREDYLEFTRVTPACRYFFANGRTFDAPGSLESFRDAVAQDFPTDVDGFDRFMKYCRDLWEVSGPLFLFNRLEPSLALQIRPKHALAGLAAMRPWTLRQAVEHYFNAPELRQLFSRYATYNGSDPWRTPATFNVISYVEMAFGSWHIQGGIYQLVQALAKLAGELGVELRTNAPVDTVLFNDGRANGVRLADGETLAASRVVINADGVGALTGNLFREHPNSPKWRAQWEPREASSSGGVQLLAIDGECEALACHNIFFNEDYRQEFTDLFDAPQPLRDPTIYIAAPCKIDPSQAPAGKEAWFVLVNAPDTQRSPDWPEDYDAQVRATLAGRLPWFREERVLWRESLPPTFLRDEYGAWRGAIYGPASNDRRSAFLRLGIRGPAKGLYFAGGSAHPGGGMPLVLTSGRLAAELAAR